The following proteins are encoded in a genomic region of Takifugu rubripes chromosome 9, fTakRub1.2, whole genome shotgun sequence:
- the LOC105416940 gene encoding twinfilin-1-like, giving the protein MFKGMDVPVGQELKDLFAKFFNGDKYGVIKITIQENELWAGSFKEFTESRDQDIESAVLPLLDDDASCYILYRLGFPGSGYYLWVYLCWVPVQISKGEKMMYLSSRAKLREEFGSGFIFREFNPETKEEVVSGFESILADWQRKNGRS; this is encoded by the exons ATGTTTAAAGGGATGGATGTTCCAG TGGGGCAGGAGTTGAAGGACCTCTTTGCTAAATTCTTTAATGGAGACAAGTATGGAGTCATCAAAATCACCATTCAGGAAA ATGAGCTGTGGGCGGGCTCCTTCAAGGAATTCACAGAGTCACGTGATCAAGACATTGAAAGTGCTGTACTGCCGCTCCTGGACGATGACGCAAGCTGCTACATACTGTACCGGCTGGGTTTCCCCGGTAGCGGGTACTACCTGTGGGTCTATCTGTGCTGGGTCCCGGTCCAGATTTCT aaaggagagaaaatgatgtATTTGTCTTCACGTGCCAAACTGAGGGAAGAGTTTGGAAGTGGATTCATCTTCAGAGAGTTCAATCCTGAGACAAAG GAGGAGGTAGTCAGTGGCTTTGAAAGTATCCTGGCTGACTGGCAGAGGAAGAACGGAAGGAGCTAA
- the LOC105419093 gene encoding twinfilin-2-A-like, translating to MFKGMDVPVGQELKDLFAKFFNGDKYGVIKIIIQENELWAGSFKEFTESRDQDIESAVLPLLDDDASCYILYRLGCPGNRDYQWVYLCWVPVQTPVREKMTYVSSSAKLREEFGSGFIFGEFIPETKDEVVSGFERILADWQKRN from the exons ATGTTTAAAGGGATGGATGTTCCAG TGGGGCAGGAGTTGAAGGACCTCTTTGCTAAATTCTTTAATGGAGACAAGTATGGAGTCATCAAAATCATCATTCAGGAAA ATGAGCTGTGGGCGGGCTCCTTCAAGGAATTCACAGAGTCACGTGATCAAGACATTGAAAGTGCTGTACTGCCGCTCCTGGACGATGACGCAAGCTGCTACATACTGTACCGGCTGGGTTGCCCTGGTAACCGGGACTACCAGTGGGTCTATCTGTGCTGGGTCCCGGTCCAGACTCCT GTGAGAGAGAAAATGACGTATGTGTCTTCAAGTGCCAAACTGAGGGAAGAGTTTGGAAGTGGATTCATCTTCGGAGAGTTCATTCCTGAGACAAAG GATGAGGTAGTCAGTGGCTTTGAAAGGATCCTGGCTGACTGGCAGAAGAGGAACTGA